CTTTTTGAGTCCCCCTCAATGGTTTGCTCCATGGCTGAGCCTAAGGTGATTAAATCGTAAATCGACTCATTGGTTTTTTGCAGGCCATCAAACTTAATATTTTTGAGCTTTTGGATCGCGGTTTGAATGTTCTCTTCGCTAAACAGATACTCGCCACCTTTATAGTTAATGCGATTAATCTTTTTTAGCTGCTGACGAAGCACTCCTTCTAAAATCACATTGGCACTGCGCCCACCTCGTTCAGCCAAAGCCTGCTCTGGGGTGAGGTACTGATAACCCAAATTGATTAACTGTTGCAGGGCTGGAATTTGCGACAAGTACTTTTCGTTAAACTCAAAGCCCGAAGGCTCCGAGTTTGCTGCGTAATTGACTGGAGGTGTGCTCATGCGCTTGCCTCCTGATACATATCCTCAGCGACTGGCTGGGAACTGCTCACCTGCCACTCACCAGTAAGCAGCTTTTGCATCAGACCGCGTTTCTGGCTGCGGTATTTTTCAAGGAGTTCTTTTACTAAATCAATTTCCTTTTTAGCAATATTAAGCTTGCTGGCGATATCGTTTTGCTCTTGAATACAAGGAATCTTTACCTCTAATTTCTTCAAAGCGTTTAGCTTTAATGCTGTACGTGTACCGCCCTGAACTTCGCGCGATAAAGCTTGCCTAAATGCAGGAGAGTTCAAGAAATAATATAAGAAATCAGAGTCCATGTTTTGTTTTGGAGAAAATACACCATATGCAGGGCTAATTAAGCCTTTGTCGATGATGGTTTGTTTGTTGAATACAAATAAACCATCATCACTCATTGACCTAAATGTGAAGTCCCCACGACTCATTATCTTGTAGCCACTATTATCTTTGCTTGCTACTTGTTTAGAGAAGTAGTCCTCTTGCAGAAAAATTCCTCGGCGAGAGGAGGTTAAGCAAGGGTATAAATCAGGCGTAGTGCTTTTCTCTTTTTTCTCAACGATAAACTCACCTAATGTATTTGTGTTCCATCGTTTTGATTTAGGGTTGTTTAAAAGAAGTTGCGACTTCAGCCACTCAAACTGCTTTTCCTTAGCCGCAATTAACGCCTCCGTTTTTTCAATGGCGTTGTCCCAAAGCTTTGACGCCGATACGATAGACTTTTGTACATCTAAAGAAGGTAGAAGCACAGGGAACTGTTTAAGCTGTGTTGAATTAATGCTCGCCAAGTTCGTACTTTGCTTTGAGCAGCTAATAAAATAACGTTTTCCATAGCTACTAGCCGTTAGAATGCTTAGAAATTCAGGCAGTAAAACAGAAGCGTCGGTTCTCACAGAGAACACATGATTCTGGTGAACACATGATTCAATTTCATTATTCCAAACAGTACCACGCCCTAACTTATCGAAGTCACCTCCTTCGGTAAGTAGTACATCACCTGTTTTAAGTGTGTAACGTTCTAAGTTTTTCCGCTCGATGGAAATATGTTTAATGACCGAAAGGTCAAGGTGCCCATCTTGCACATTTGCTACTCTTAAATATGGGACTTCGATTGGATCGGTTAGTTTTCTAGATGCACTTTTTGAAATTCCGGTTTGAATTTCTGCCACTTTCTCCAATCTTACGGTTTTCCAAGGCGATTTATTCATTGATCCCCCTCCAACTTTTTCTGCGCACGCGCCAACTGGGGAATGCCTTTTTCCGGTGTTGGTAAATCCTCTGGCATGGTGCCGCCCAGCTCTTCAATGGTGGCGCGCACTTTTGCACCCACTTCAAAATGGGTTTGGTTGGCATGGGCTTTATTGCTGACCTGATCACGCTTTAGTTTCTCTTCTGTTTGCGTGGCGCGGAACAGGTTAGCGGCAAGTTCGGTACTGCCCATATGATCGAGGATTTTCTGGCTCTTTTTTAAGCCTTTGTGCTGGTGAATGGCTTTGTTGTCTAAGCCGCCATACAAGCCTTTGTAGCCATGGTTTTGGAAAATGGCGTAGTCCAGATTAGTTTCAACACCTGCATCTTTAGCCGCAGCGGCCAGTTGCTTGTTGTGATCGGCCAATTCATTGCGCAGCATTAGGCGTTTTTGGTCTTCATTCAGTTGCTGGAATCCAGTGTCGTCTTGCAACTCTTGACGACGGGTTTGGATAGCAAAATAGGTCTGCCCATTGGCGATCACCGGCTTGCTGGCATCACCGTTTTGCACAATGAGGTAACAGGCATAACGGGACAAGGCAAACGAGTCCATTTTGCGCTGGGCACCTGAGCCAATTTCGACCATCTCGTGGATCTCCACGAAATGGTCGGCCACAGCTTGGCCACTGTTTTCACAGGCTTTTTTTGCTTTCTCTATAACCGGTAAGAAGTTACGGAACTCGGCATAGTCCAATACCTTGGCTAACTGGCGGGCCAGCCAAATTTCACCACCTTGTTCATTAATCACGCGAATACTTTCAAAACTGGTGTGTTCTGGTTGGGTAAGTTGCTTGTCACTCATCGCGCACCTCCCACCATTTTGTTGGCGTCAACAAATTGGTTGTTGTTTGTCATACTCATTCAGCCACCTCCGTTGTGTTGTTTTGCGCTTCGTTAGGCACGATATCCTTTAACAGCGCCGCCATTTTGCTGCGAACATCGGCAAGTTCGCTTTCAAGGGCTGTGATCTCGGCCTGTACCGCCACAATATCGATCTCAACTTCTTCTTCGAAGGTGTCGACGTAACGCGGGATATTCAGGTTAAAGTCGTTCTCTTTGATCTCGTCAAAAGTGGCTAAATGGGCGTATTTTTCTACCTCTTCACGGGCGGTTACCGCCGCAACAATTTTGTCCAGGTGTTCATCCAGCAGGATGTTTTGGTTTTTCCCTGCTTGGTAATGGTCTTTACCGCTGGCATCGACAAATAGCACGTCTTTGCGGTGTTCATTGGCACCGCCTTTTTCACGCGAGCGGTCAAATATCAGGATTGCCACTGGAATGCCAGTACTTGGGAACAAGTTACCGGGCAAGCCGATCACGGCATCCAGTAGGTTTTCTTCAATCAGTTGTTGACGAATACGGCCTTCGGCTGCGCCTCTAAATAGGACACCATGAGGCACCACTACGGCAATGCGGCCTTCTTTTTCAACGGCGGCTTCGACCATGTGGCTGATAAAGGCAAAGTCGGCTTTTGATTTAGGCGGTAGCCCGCGCCAGTAGCGGTTGTATCTGTCAGATTCAACGTCTTCTGAACCCCATTTGTCGAGTGAAAACGGTGGGTTGGCAACCACGTTATCAAACTTCATCAGTCTGTCATTTTCGACCAACGCTGGAGAGGTAAGGGTGTTACACCACTCGATACGAGCAGAATCTGAGCCGTGCAAGAACATATTCATACGCGCAAGCGCCCAGGTACTGCCGTTGACTTCCATGCCGTAGAGTGAGTAATTGCGGTCGCCCCACTTGGCGTGCGGCTTCAATCAATAAACCGGCTGAGCCACAGGCAGGGTCACAAATACGCGCCCCCGATTTTGGTGCGGACAGACGGGCTACTAGCTCAGAGACTTTATGGGGGGTGTAGAATTCACCGGCTTTTTTACCTGCATCGGAACCAAAGCGCTCAATAAGGTAGATGTAGGTATTACCAATCACATCTTCAGACACGCGCGACGGGCTCATGTCGAGTGCGGGCTTGTTGAAGTCGTCCAGCAAGGTTTTTAGGCGGCGGTTGCGGTCTTTGGTTTTACCCAAATTGGCTTCGCTGTTGAAGTCGATGTTACGGAACACACCTTCTAACTTGGCTTTGTTCGCGGTTTCAATATGCTCTAAAACAATGTTGATCAGCTCGCCAATGTTGGGTTCGTTTTTACGCTCTAACAATGAATAGTAGTTGGCCAAAAAGGTGTCGGTAACAACGGTTTTCTTCTCTTTGGTTGCTTTGTCTTCTACTTCTTCTGTGAGTTCTACTATTGGCAGTACAAAACGCTCGCGCTCAAGCTTACGTCTGATACGGACATCGTCGTCACCGTACTGCTTTTTATATTCTGCGTAGTGATCATTCCACACATCGGAGATGTATTTTACGAACAGCATTACTAGGATGTAGTCTTTGTATTGCGCAGGGTCTACCGCGCCACGGAAAGTATCGCATGCAGCCCATGCTGCATTGTTGATGTCTTTTTGTTGAATCTTGTCGTTCATATCATTAGTCATATAAATTCCTCAAATTTGGTCAGTGTCTATAAGGCGGGGCAGGCTATACCGATAGCGCCCCGCTGGCTGTAAGTTAAAAGGTTAAGAATCGAGTACGGCTGATTGAGTCCAGGTAATTGACCGCCCAAATGGAGGGTAAATCGATGTACTGTCCTTTATGGTGTACCGTGCAATGACGTCACCTTGCTCGTTTAGCTCTTCACATTCGTATGTATCAGTATCTTGGCCCTTTCTTTGCGACCACTGGCTACTTACGATGTTGAGGGTATGCGATTCAGGTACACCTATTTTCTTTTTGTATTCATCACTCATAAGGGCTCCTATCCTTTAATGTCTTTTGGGTCGTTACCGTGGCTATCTTTGCGTTGTATCTGGCCGTCTTTGCCATGTACAACAAGCTCAGAACCTTCGCGCTTGCTTTGCTCGCGCGCCGTAGCTTCGGCCTCTCGTTTGGTGCTGTGTACGCTTGAAGCGCGTTCGGCACCGCCTTTTTTGTTCGCCCATCCATCAGGATGTGGTACGACATGTCGGGTATTGCCCTTGCTTGATGATGTATTCTTTGCCATAATTTCGGCTCCTGTTTTTTGAAATGAAACGTGGATTAAAGTTTTGCTAAAAGTGTTGCAGCACTTTTGGTTCGTTTAAGCCCAGTAGCTTTGTCTACTGGGTATTCATTGCTAAATTCATTAATATTGCGTCAGTTAACACCTCCTTTTTCTTTGCTAATGCATTCATTAGCTTCTGTTCGTTGATGGATAATTGGTAAATCTCAATGATCTTTTTCTGCACATCGAGACTAGGGACTACTATCTCCAGATCCTCAAGTGCAGGTTTGCCAATCATTCTTACCGATGTTCCTGTTGCCTTACTTTGTAATGCTGCTTGTGAAGTCGGTTGATTAATAAACCAGCATAAATACGCTGGCATAACCGAATCACTCTCAACTCGAATTCGCAACAGTGGCGCAGCGATAACAGCATCGCTCAACTCTTGGTCAATCAATGCTGCCGTATTAGTTTGACCCCTAGAGCGAAAGGCTAAGTCGTTATGTTTAACTCTGTGATGATCCTTTAAGTCCTGCATAGCAATCTGCACTAGCTCTTGGGCATTAACTCGGTTATCTTCAGTAAGATCCTTCATCTGAATAACAGAGATATTTCCATTAGCGTCTGGCTCAAGCTTTGACCTAAAAGAGTGTCCCATCTGTACAGAGGCAATTTTTTTCAAATTAACTTTCATTGTTACCTCAAATGCGTTGTAATGGCGTTTCTGCAACTTGTGAGTAAGTTTAAGCTGAGATTCTCAAGTTGTCAAATGTTTATTTTGCAAAAACGTCGTTACTGTAAAATTGTTTTTCGTGTGGCGTTTGGAAATGCTTGAATTGACCGGATACCTGGCTGTAATGAGAGGGATGAGTGGTCGTTGCCTGGTACCGATATTTATGTCGGTACCAGGTATCTTGCTGATAAAAAAGAGTTAAATATTAAGAGACATATAATCAAGCTGGTAGAGCTGTACAAGACGAAACCATCTGGAAATTCCGAATAGTTCAAAGTGAAGCCTGAGTAAAACCTAACAGAGACCGCTCTAGCCAAAAATATCGAGCTATTTGGCGCTTTTGATATTAAAATCGCGTCAACAACACCCCTCCCGCTACCCGTTAGATCAGCGCCCCGCGAGGGGTTACTCGTTTTTAAGGCTTCTAATTTTTGCTACCGTAATCAGTTACGGCACCAAAATTAGCTTCCAACCACACATCATTCTCTGGCCCACAAAGGTGGTGCAGCAGCGCTAGGTTGATCTGGTGGCTGATCACGTTGCCGTTTCGTTTTTGGCTTTCTTTTTTCAAACCTCTCAGTAATAACCCTGTGCATGATTTTCCTATTTGCTCCGGCGTACTGGGCAGGCAAAAGGCGCGGTTTTGCTGTTTGGGGTGCAAGGTAGCGCGCTTTCCTGTTTTAGATAAAGGCGAAATGCACCAAAAGATACAGGCGTTGGCGGGCGTGTTTGCGAGCAATTTGTTGGTTTGGCTCGTGCCATCCTCATATATCGGTAACAAATGTGCTGGTAACAAAACTAACCCGCCTTGCGCGTGGCCTTCAACCTCAGGTAAAGGCAGCCAATACAAGTTTGGCCATTGCTCATGGCTCTGCCATTTTTCTACGATCACTTGTGCGCCAATACTATTCAGCCATTGGTGAATCGGGCAGCCTGGGTGTGCTTGTTTAACGCGTTGTAACTGAAAAGTCAGCCAGCGGGTTAAGCGTTCGGCGGCATTATCGCACTGGCTTAATGCTGGGTAGAGGGTAAATGCGCTATGCCCAACCAGTAAAGCGACCACCTGCTGTATCCATTCTCTATCCCAATCGTTAGCACTTGCCCATAACACGTCACTTATCACCTTGTTGGTTTTTCATGCCGTCTATTTTCAGTCGTCGAGTGCAGACGCGGTGGTGAATTAGATGAAAGAAATGGCCATCAAACTCACCAGTCAAATCGGTTTTTTATGATGACCTGTGCGCGGCTAACTGATTGAAATATATCGTCCAATGCGGCTCTGTTTGGCGGCATTCAACTAGTGAAAAAAAATCGAGACGCCAAACGATCGTTTGCATTCTGGGTTAGAAAAAACAAACGATTTGTACTTTGATGCCGAGGTTGGTTTAGGGTGCAAAAAGTGCCAAACCTTGCTTTGACCCAGTACTGGCAAGGCTTAGCAGCGTTGGATTTAAATCGAGAAGCCAAACAGTGAATGGGCTAATTTCCCTGTTTGGCGTTTCGATCCAAAAGCCAAACGGATAGTGGTTTTGGCGTAAGGAGGTAAAGGCATGGGGAAGTGTGTGGCGGCTGTTGAAACTCATGGATTAGCAAATGACGCCTAGGGGGGATTGCATCAGCTGATCAAAGTAAGTAATTGGGTTGGTTGATTTAGCTTAAAGCTGGGTGTGGTATTTTGTAAGCGAGCTATCGGTAGGAAAAGCAATGGCTGAATAGTGACAAGGTGAAATGAGAACCGACGCGTACAGAAATGCAGAGGCGTCGGCCATATTGGCTTGAAGATTATGTTTAGTGACCTATTTTGTCAATCAAAGCCCCAATTGCCCCATTCCTTGGGGCAGTTTAATTTCTTCTTATTCACTTTCTAAAGCTCGCTGTATCAAGTGTTGCCCCATTGTCCCAACTGCCCACAGTAAGTGAGCAAATGGGGGCTTGCTAGTTTCGCCTGATGGGCCTTTTCGGCATGCGACTGCGTTTGCCATCGAATAAGGCCAATACTCTGAACCAATAGAGTGATTCTTCATACCCCAAGCTGTGCGTTGGGCGTGCAGGCGGGATGAGTCCCAGTTTGCGTCCTAAACTGACAATCACGTAGAACATGAGTTTTAGCATCAGCCAAGGAGCGAGTACCACGAATACCATCAGGCAATGCCGAGTAAGTGCGTAGCCTATACCATGAGGTTGTTCGAGTAAGGCAATGCCAATACACCAACCAAGGCCTGCCAGCATGGCTATTGGAAAGGTAATGGGGGCAAGTCGCATCATAAACTGCATATTAGCGCCCTCCGATTTTGTATTGTGAAGCGGGCTCAAAGTTCACCAGTGGTTCAACCACATCAGCCACGGTTTGATGGGCAATTCGGCGCTCTTCAAAGTAATCGTGACGGTTGTAGATACCCTCAACACCTTTTAGCTTATGGTTAAGACAGCGTTCGGCTACGTTGCCTGCAATGCCCAAAGAGGCGGCAAGGCTGCGAAAGGTGCGGCGTAAATCGTGTACGGTGAAGTGTTCAAGTTTGCCCATTTTATTGGGAGGCTGCTTTTTGCGCCCAGGCTCGCGACCAAAGAGCTTAGAAATGGCACGGTTAAGCGTATCTGGCCCCATATGCGGACGATGGCTTGCTCGTCTGGCTGGGAAAACATAAGGCGAGCCACAAGCGCGGATTTGCAACTCGTTAAACCAAGCAATGGCTTGGCGCGGTAAAGGGATGCTGATTGGCACGCCAGTTTTACTGCGTTCTTTGGGAAGATCCCACACGCCTGTGGTTAAATCCATTTCACGCCACATGGCTTCGCAAAGTTCGCTTTTGCGCACGCCCAATACCAAAAACAGGCAGCAAGCGAGGTAGTTGTCGCGGCCAAAGCTATTGATATGGGTATGAAACACGCTAAAGGCGTAGTGAATTTCCTCTTTGTTGAGCATCCTGTCTTTACTGGACTCCACGCCACCGGCATCGTCCACCGTGAAGGCTGCGGCTGGGTTGTTCAGCGTTAAGTCGAGCTTTATCGCATGTCGAAACAGCTGCTTCATGTACATCAAGGTATCGTTGGCAATGGTAGGGCGGTTACTTTCTCGAATGCGCTCTAATACTTCGCGCACATCGCGTGCGGTCACCTCAGAAATACACTTAATGCCAATGACTGGGCTTATCTCTTTGGTGTAAACCCGATACGGAATCTTGGGGTGCTTTAGTCGTCGACTCAGATCGGTTCGATACCAGTCATGGAACAGTTGATCCACGGTTTCAATGTCAGGTAACTCGATTTTCTGTTTTTCTAGAAGAGGATCTATACCGTCACGTACTTCTTTTCGAAAATAAGCAGCAGCAATTCTTGCGTCTGCCAATGACATTAAAGGAAATTGCCCCAAGGTTGCTTCTCGTCTTCCTTTGGCTGTGGTGTAGCGGATCATCCAGTAAGGCGAGCCCTGTTTGCGGACGCAAAAGTATAGCCCTTCACCATCTGAATATTTTTTTGGGTCGGCTTTGCTGTATGCAATAACCTGTTTTGCTGTGAGTTTTCCCATGTTTACTCCATAGTTGCTGAAATAATGGAGGGGGCAATAATGGCTGCCCACCACCGATTTGCTTATTGAATCAGCAGCTAACCTGTTTGTGGTGGCGAGTTAAATGCGAAAATTGGTCAACTTACTGCCCACCAATTTGCTCACCGCAAAACGCTTATTGAGCCAAAATGAGGGGGCTGCCCACCATTCTGCCCACCACTAAACAGGTAGTTGGTAACGGACATCTGCAAACCGATTTGGACGGGAAAAATAAAAAAGCCCTGTATTTACAAGCAAATAACAGGGCTTTTAAGACATTCTTGGACGGGTGAAAAACCTATTCGATGTTTTGGATCTGCTCGCGCATTTGTTCAATTAAAACTTTTAATTCAATGGCTGAATTGGTGACTTCTGTATTAATTGATTTTGATGCTAACGTATTCGATTCACGATTAAATTCTTGCATCATAAAATCAAGACGACGACCTACTGCTTCTTTTTTCACAAGAATTTTGCGTGTTTCTTTAACGTGAGCTTCTAATCTATCTAGCTCTTCAGCGACGTCTAAACGTTGCGCTAACATCACGAGTTCTTGTTCTAAACGATTATTGTCGATTTGAACTTGAGCCTCTTCTAATTTGCTTGTTAAGCGCTCACGTTGCCAGAGTAATATTTCTGGCATTTGGGCTCTTACTTTCACTACTTCTGCACTAACCGCATCTAAACGTTGTTCGATAAGTGCTTTGAGTGATTGTCCTTCGGTTTCACGGCTAGCAATAAAAGCATCAATCGCTAAATCTAATTCGGCTAAAAGTTCAGTCCCAATCGCATCTAAATCTTGCTCTTGTGCTGAAATCACACCCGGCCAACGTAAAATATCAAAGGGGTTGATAGTCCCTTCATGGCTATGACTTTTTACCCAGTTGGCAGAAACAATCAGTTGTTTTGCCAGATTTTCATCAAGATTAAGTTCGCCTTGAAAGCGGGCATTAAGATCAAAGCGTAAGTTACATTCAATTTTACCACGCGTTAAGCGATTACGTAGACGTTCACGAATAACAGGCTCTAAACTACGTAATTGCTCAGGCAAACGAATATAAGTTTCAAGGTAACGTTGGTTTACGGAACGCAGTTCCCATGCAGCGCTACCCCAGTCTTTTTTGATGTCTCGGCGGGCAAAAGCGGTCATGCTACGGATCATAATAGGGTCTCAATAGTGTAAAAGATGGTACGATTATAACCTTAGGCATCGATACAGGATAGGCATAAGCGATTTTAGGTCGTATAATGCGCCCCCAATATGTCAGAGAAAGCGGAGATAACACCATGCGTCCAGCAGACAGACAAGCAAACCAAGTACGTCCTATTACCATCACTCGTCATTATACAAAACATGCTGAAGGTTCTGTATTAGTCGAGTTTGGTGATACTAAAGTCTTGTGTAACGCCACTGTGGAAGACGGTGTACCACGTTTTCTTAAGGGACAAGGGCAAGGTTGGGTAACCGCAGAATACGGTATGCTTCCTCGCGCAACCAATAGCCGTAATGCACGAGAAGCGGCTCGTGGTAAACAAACTGGCCGTACTATGGAAATCCAGCGTTTAATTGCACGCTCATTACGTGCTGCGGTTGATTTAAAAGCATTGGGTGAATTTACCATTACTATTGATTGTGATGTTATTCAAGCTGATGGTGGTACTCGTACAGCTTCTATCTCTGGTGCTTGTGTGGCATTAGTTGATGCATTAAATAAAATGGTTGAAGAAGGTAAGCTGAAAAAAAGCCCGCTTAAATCAATGGTAGCTGCAGTCTCTGTGGGGATTGTTGATGGTGAACCATTATGCGATCTTGAATATGTTGAAGATTCCGCAGCAGAAACCGATATGAATGTGGTGATGATCGATGATGGTCGTATGATTGAAGTTCAAGGTACGGCCGAAGGCGCGCCATTTAGTCATGAAGAATTGCTTGCTTTACTCGCCCTTGCGAAGGGGGGATTAGAGAAGATATTTGAAGCGCAAAAAGAGGCGCTTAAGCAATAGATTTTATATTTAAGGCGACTGAGAAGTCGCCTTTTTTATGCCTAAATTTTGTCATCAAGTAACGTAGAGAGGAGAAAAAAATGAAAGCCTACCAACGCCGCTTTATCGAACTAGCATTAGCAAAAAATGTTTTGAAATTTGGTGAATTTACACTGAAATCAGGACGAGTGAGTCCTTACTTTTTTAATGCCGGTTTATTTAATACAGGGCGTGATTTGGCTTTACTGGGGCAATTTTATGCACAAACATTATTAGATAATAATGTACCTTGTGATGTGTTGTTTGGGCCCGCTTATAAGGGGATCCCTATTGCAACCACAACGGCAGTCGCATTAATTGAACATCATGACATTGATATTCCTTATTGCTTTAATCGCAAGGAGGCGAAAGATCATGGTGAAGGAGGAACATTAGTAGGAAGCCCATTAAAGGGTGATGTTGTCATTGTGGATGATGTTATCACAGCAGGTACTGCTATTCGGGAATCAATGGAAATTATTAAACAGCATGATGCAACGCTTTCGGCTGTGCTATTAAGCTTAGATAGACAAGAAAAAGGACGAGAAAAACTTTCTGCCATACAAGAGCTAAAACGTGATTATCAGTGCCAGGTGTATTCAATTATTACCTTAGATGATTTAATCAGCTATTTAAACGAGAGTGAGACGTTATCTGAACATTTACCTGCGGTTAAAGCTTATCGTGAGCGCTATGGCGTTAATTAATAAAGTCAAAATACGATAAATGAAAGGTTAATTCTAAATAAAAAAAAGCCCTCGCCCAATAATGGGCGGGGTGAGTAGTACAATGAATCTTCTGTGATAATTACCACAGATGTTGAAATATAAAAGGACTTTTACAGCAGGGGCAAAGCGATTTGCTAATGCCACAATGTAGGAACTGCACGAATGCCATTCCGGATAAATATATTGAGGTACTTCTGTACCAGAGGATGCATGTTAACACAAATAAGAAAAAAACGGCATATTTGTCAATTTCAAATTCTTGAGTTAAATCACGAGTCCATCAATTCATTGTAACTGTGCCAATATTAATGGCCAACGCGCTTCAAATTCTTGGGTCGGGTGATAACGAAATTCAGTGCGTACAAAGCGCGCTAGCATGCCTTCACAAAAAGCGAGTAATTGTGAGGCGATCAAGGCTTCATCGTGTAAGAAAGTACTACCTTCACGAATTTTACGCTCTTTGATAACTTGTCGAAGTTGAACTTCAATGCGCTCATAAAGTTGATTTATACGACCTTGTAATCTATCTTGCTCAAACATCAAAGCATGACCCGTTAAAATACGAGATAGGCCTGGATTTTTTTCAGCAAAACCGAGGATCAAGATAAGAATTAAGCGAATTCTTGCTATCGTTTCTTTCTCGTCTTTTAAGATCAAATTAATACGAGAGACTAAGCTGTCTTCGATAAACTCAATCAGGCTATCAAACATTTTGGTTTTACTTGGGAAATGTCGATAGAGTGCCGCTTCAGATACACCGACAGTGGCTGCAAGTTTTGCCGTTGTAATGCGTTGGCTACCATCACTTGACTCTAACATTTGAGCTAGTGATTGTAAGATTTCATCCCGTCTATTTCTTTTCTTTTTGGTTTCTTTTTTTTCTGCCATGACTGATAAGGCCCCTGCTAAAAGCAAAACAAATCAGTAAACCTTTGCACTCAAATTTTCAGTGCAAAGGGAGTGATATCGTCATTGAAATAATTAATGCAAGACGTCGTTATTATTGGCGGCCGGAATGACCAAAACCACCACTACCGCGTTCCGTTGCGGTAAAATCTTCAACAATATTAAATTCAGCTTGAACAACGGGCACGATAATCATCTGAGCAATGCGCTCACCGGGTTCAATAGTAAACGCTTTTTGGCCACGATTCCAAACTGATACCATCAGTTGGCCTTGATAGTCAGAATCAATCAATCCCACTAAATTACCTAATACAACACCGTGTTTATGGCCTAAGCCTGAACGAGGAAGCACCATTGCTGCTAAACCTTCATCGGCAATATGTACAGCAAGACCTGTCGGTAATAATTCAGTTTGCCCCGGTTCAAGGATCAATGGTGCATCAAGGCAAGCACGTAAATCTAAACCAGCAGAGCCTGTTGTGGCATAAGCAGGAAGTGGATATTCTTGACCAATACGAGCATCAAGAATTTTAACATCAATTTTTTTCATCATAGTGTTTGGCTATCTCATCAAGTAGGCGATGGCTAAGTTGTGCTTTACTACTGTGTGGTAAACGCGTTTCTCCATTAGCCCAAATAAGGTGTAATGCATTATTGTCACTGTTAAAGCCTTGATTTTCTAATGAAACATCATTGGCACAGATTAAATCGAGCTGTTTCTGTTCTCGTTTTTTGCGGGCATATTCTTCCACATTCTGGGTTTCGGCTGCAAATCCAACAACAAAAGGGCGGTGCTCAATCATTTTTCCAACACTGGCGACAATGTCGGGGTTTTTTACCATAGTGATGGTGACTTCATCACCTTGTTTTTTTATTTTTTCAGTGGCGACAAGTTTAGCGCGATAATCTGCAACAGCCGCACAACCAATAAAAATATCTTGTGAAGGCGCGAGCGTCATCACTTGTTCATACATTTCTTGTGCGCTTCCAACGTCAATACGTTTAACACAAACGGGTGTCGGTAATGTGACAGGGCCTGCGATAAGAGTGACATCAGCACCACGTAATGCAGCAGCTTGTGCAATTGCAAAGCCCATTTTTCCAGAGCTATGATTACTGATAAAACGTACGGGATCTAATGCTTCACGCGTTGGTCCTGCTGTTATCGTGATCTTTTTACCTGCAAAGTCTTGTGGTTGTAAAGCAAGTTGTTTTTCAGCTAAAGAGACAAGCTCTAAAGGATCTAACATTCGCCCAGGCCCTACATCACCACAAGCTTGGCTACCAGAAT
This genomic stretch from Proteus vulgaris harbors:
- a CDS encoding Probable type I restriction enzyme BthVORF4518P M protein; translated protein: MTNDMNDKIQQKDINNAAWAACDTFRGAVDPAQYKDYILVMLFVKYISDVWNDHYAEYKKQYGDDDVRIRRKLERERFVLPIVELTEEVEDKATKEKKTVVTDTFLANYYSLLERKNEPNIGELINIVLEHIETANKAKLEGVFRNIDFNSEANLGKTKDRNRRLKTLLDDFNKPALDMSPSRVSEDVIGNTYIYLIERFGSDAGKKAGEFYTPHKVSELVARLSAPKSGARICDPACGSAGLLIEAARQVGRPQLLTLRHGSQRQYLGACAYEYVLARLRFCSYRVV
- the intB_4 gene encoding prophage integrase gives rise to the protein MGKLTAKQVIAYSKADPKKYSDGEGLYFCVRKQGSPYWMIRYTTAKGRREATLGQFPLMSLADARIAAAYFRKEVRDGIDPLLEKQKIELPDIETVDQLFHDWYRTDLSRRLKHPKIPYRVYTKEISPVIGIKCISEVTARDVREVLERIRESNRPTIANDTLMYMKQLFRHAIKLDLTLNNPAAAFTVDDAGGVESSKDRMLNKEEIHYAFSVFHTHINSFGRDNYLACCLFLVLGVRKSELCEAMWREMDLTTGVWDLPKERSKTGVPISIPLPRQAIAWFNELQIRACGSPYVFPARRASHRPHMGPDTLNRAISKLFGREPGRKKQPPNKMGKLEHFTVHDLRRTFRSLAASLGIAGNVAERCLNHKLKGVEGIYNRHDYFEERRIAHQTVADVVEPLVNFEPASQYKIGGR
- a CDS encoding EcoKI restriction-modification system protein HsdS, which gives rise to MKVNLKKIASVQMGHSFRSKLEPDANGNISVIQMKDLTEDNRVNAQELVQIAMQDLKDHHRVKHNDLAFRSRGQTNTAALIDQELSDAVIAAPLLRIRVESDSVMPAYLCWFINQPTSQAALQSKATGTSVRMIGKPALEDLEIVVPSLDVQKKIIEIYQLSINEQKLMNALAKKKEVLTDAILMNLAMNTQ
- the hsdS gene encoding Type I restriction enzyme EcoKI specificity protein — translated: MNKSPWKTVRLEKVAEIQTGISKSASRKLTDPIEVPYLRVANVQDGHLDLSVIKHISIERKNLERYTLKTGDVLLTEGGDFDKLGRGTVWNNEIESCVHQNHVFSVRTDASVLLPEFLSILTASSYGKRYFISCSKQSTNLASINSTQLKQFPVLLPSLDVQKSIVSASKLWDNAIEKTEALIAAKEKQFEWLKSQLLLNNPKSKRWNTNTLGEFIVEKKEKSTTPDLYPCLTSSRRGIFLQEDYFSKQVASKDNSGYKIMSRGDFTFRSMSDDGLFVFNKQTIIDKGLISPAYGVFSPKQNMDSDFLYYFLNSPAFRQALSREVQGGTRTALKLNALKKLEVKIPCIQEQNDIASKLNIAKKEIDLVKELLEKYRSQKRGLMQKLLTGEWQVSSSQPVAEDMYQEASA
- a CDS encoding Probable type I restriction enzyme BthVORF4518P M protein, giving the protein MNMFLHGSDSARIEWCNTLTSPALVENDRLMKFDNVVANPPFSLDKWGSEDVESDRYNRYWRGLPPKSKADFAFISHMVEAAVEKEGRIAVVVPHGVLFRGAAEGRIRQQLIEENLLDAVIGLPGNLFPSTGIPVAILIFDRSREKGGANEHRKDVLFVDASGKDHYQAGKNQNILLDEHLDKIVAAVTAREEVEKYAHLATFDEIKENDFNLNIPRYVDTFEEEVEIDIVAVQAEITALESELADVRSKMAALLKDIVPNEAQNNTTEVAE
- a CDS encoding DNA-damage-inducible protein D, which encodes MSDKQLTQPEHTSFESIRVINEQGGEIWLARQLAKVLDYAEFRNFLPVIEKAKKACENSGQAVADHFVEIHEMVEIGSGAQRKMDSFALSRYACYLIVQNGDASKPVIANGQTYFAIQTRRQELQDDTGFQQLNEDQKRLMLRNELADHNKQLAAAAKDAGVETNLDYAIFQNHGYKGLYGGLDNKAIHQHKGLKKSQKILDHMGSTELAANLFRATQTEEKLKRDQVSNKAHANQTHFEVGAKVRATIEELGGTMPEDLPTPEKGIPQLARAQKKLEGDQ